The following coding sequences are from one Pseudonocardia sp. HH130630-07 window:
- a CDS encoding amidohydrolase family protein: MSTIAITGVRIFDGERSAGTGTVVVDGGTVVAAGPGAAVPAGAEVVDGAGGTVLPGLIDAHVHLTTRRHLDALAAHGVTTAFDMASWPASTTAALRAETGTADLLSAGVPVIGPAGPHSRFGMPEYAVVTDPDAAAEGVARRIADGSDYLKVVVEAPGRGGPSPEVVAAVVREAHALGRRVVAHASHHDAFVLAHEAGADVLTHVPTGTPVGADLAAAMTAGGRLAIPTLTVAEVLTAARAAPGETYGAARDSVRAMREAGVPVLAGTDSVEQPGLPFSIPLGASLHHELELLVGAGYPPVDALVAATSLPAARFGLTDRGRIAPGRRADLLLVDGDPATDITATRAIRAVWIAGEPYRR, from the coding sequence ATGAGCACGATCGCCATCACCGGAGTCCGGATCTTCGACGGGGAGCGCTCCGCCGGGACCGGCACCGTGGTCGTCGACGGCGGCACGGTCGTCGCCGCCGGGCCGGGGGCCGCCGTGCCGGCGGGGGCGGAGGTCGTCGACGGGGCGGGTGGCACCGTGCTGCCGGGCCTGATCGACGCGCACGTGCACCTCACCACCCGCCGCCACCTCGACGCGCTCGCCGCCCACGGTGTGACGACCGCGTTCGACATGGCCTCCTGGCCCGCGTCGACGACGGCGGCGCTACGGGCCGAGACCGGCACCGCCGACCTGCTCAGCGCCGGGGTACCGGTGATCGGCCCGGCCGGGCCGCACTCCCGCTTCGGGATGCCGGAGTACGCGGTGGTGACCGATCCGGACGCGGCCGCCGAGGGCGTCGCCCGCCGGATCGCCGACGGATCGGACTACCTCAAGGTGGTGGTCGAGGCCCCCGGCCGCGGCGGACCGTCGCCCGAGGTGGTCGCCGCGGTGGTGCGGGAGGCGCATGCGCTCGGCCGCCGGGTCGTCGCGCACGCGAGCCATCACGACGCGTTCGTGCTCGCCCACGAGGCGGGCGCCGACGTCCTCACCCACGTCCCGACCGGCACCCCGGTCGGTGCCGACCTCGCCGCGGCGATGACGGCCGGGGGACGGCTGGCGATCCCCACCCTCACCGTCGCGGAGGTGCTCACCGCGGCCCGGGCCGCACCGGGGGAGACCTACGGGGCGGCCCGGGACTCGGTGCGGGCGATGCGGGAGGCCGGGGTGCCGGTGCTGGCCGGGACGGACTCGGTCGAGCAGCCGGGGCTGCCGTTCTCGATCCCGCTCGGGGCGAGCCTGCACCACGAACTGGAACTGCTGGTCGGGGCGGGGTACCCGCCGGTCGACGCGCTCGTCGCGGCCACCTCGCTGCCCGCCGCCCGGTTCGGGCTCACCGACCGGGGCCGGATCGCACCCGGCCGGCGCGCCGACCTCCTGCTCGTCGACGGCGACCCGGCCACGGACATCACCGCCACCCGGGCGATCCGGGCGGTGTGGATCGCCGGCGAGCCCTACCGCCGCTGA
- the mgrA gene encoding L-glyceraldehyde 3-phosphate reductase produces MSYRADDDRYTTMPYRRSGRSGLLLPAVSLGLWQNFGDVNPIDGQRAILRRAFDRGVTHIDLANNYGPPYGSAETNFGRIFADDLRPHRDELVISTKAGFDMWPGPYGDHGSRKYLLASLDQSLGRMGLDHVDVFYSHRPDPDTPLEETMGALHTAVQSGRAIYAGISSYSPERTRQAAEILAGLGTPLLIHQPSYSMFNRWVEDGLLDTLGELGVGCIAFSPLAQGLLTGRYLDGIPAGSRAAREGSLRTDMLDEDTLSRIRALNEVAAGRGQSLAQLALSWVLRDARVTSVLVGASSVAQLDDNLDAVDRLDFDDEELSTIDRYAVDRQRR; encoded by the coding sequence ATGAGCTACCGGGCGGACGACGACCGCTACACGACGATGCCCTACCGCCGCAGCGGGCGCAGCGGCCTGCTCCTCCCGGCCGTCTCGCTGGGCCTGTGGCAGAACTTCGGCGACGTCAACCCGATCGACGGCCAGCGGGCGATCCTGCGCCGGGCGTTCGACCGCGGGGTGACCCACATCGACCTGGCGAACAACTACGGCCCGCCCTACGGCAGCGCCGAGACCAACTTCGGGCGGATCTTCGCCGACGACCTCCGCCCCCACCGCGACGAGCTGGTGATCTCGACCAAGGCCGGGTTCGACATGTGGCCGGGCCCGTACGGCGACCACGGTTCCCGCAAGTACCTGCTGGCCAGCCTGGACCAGTCGCTGGGCCGGATGGGCCTGGACCACGTCGACGTCTTCTACTCCCACCGGCCCGATCCCGACACCCCGCTCGAGGAGACGATGGGCGCGCTGCACACCGCCGTGCAGTCCGGCCGGGCGATCTACGCCGGGATCTCGAGCTACTCCCCCGAGCGGACCCGGCAGGCGGCCGAGATCCTGGCCGGGCTGGGCACACCGCTGCTGATCCACCAGCCGTCCTACTCGATGTTCAACCGCTGGGTCGAGGACGGGCTGCTCGACACGCTCGGCGAACTCGGTGTCGGGTGCATCGCGTTCTCCCCGCTGGCCCAGGGCCTGCTGACCGGCCGCTACCTCGACGGCATCCCCGCCGGGTCCCGGGCCGCCCGGGAGGGCTCGTTGCGCACCGACATGCTCGACGAGGACACGCTGTCCCGGATCCGCGCGCTGAACGAGGTGGCGGCGGGCCGCGGGCAGAGCCTCGCCCAGCTCGCGCTGTCCTGGGTGCTGCGTGACGCCCGGGTCACCAGCGTCCTGGTCGGGGCGTCCTCGGTGGCCCAGCTCGACGACAACCTCGACGCCGTCGACCGGCTGGACTTCGACGACGAGGAGCTGTCCACGATCGACCGGTACGCCGTGGACCGTCAGCGGCGGTAG
- a CDS encoding TIGR03668 family PPOX class F420-dependent oxidoreductase, which produces MPTLDPDACRDRLAAAPVARLATLRRDGTPRLVPITFVLVDGLVCSAVDRVKPKSGTRLARLRDVGRDPRVGLLADRYDDDWSHLWWVRLDATAAEHTDGGLRDRAIDALVGKYPPYRADRPDGPVLVLSPQAWSGWSAV; this is translated from the coding sequence GTGCCGACGCTCGATCCCGACGCGTGCCGCGACCGGCTGGCCGCGGCCCCGGTCGCCCGGTTGGCGACGCTGCGCCGTGACGGCACGCCCCGCCTGGTCCCGATCACCTTCGTGCTGGTGGACGGCCTGGTGTGCTCCGCGGTGGACCGGGTGAAACCGAAGTCCGGCACCCGGCTGGCCCGGCTGCGCGACGTCGGGCGCGACCCGCGGGTGGGCCTGCTCGCCGACCGGTACGACGACGACTGGTCGCACCTGTGGTGGGTGCGTCTGGACGCGACGGCCGCCGAGCACACCGACGGCGGGCTGCGGGACCGCGCGATCGACGCGCTCGTCGGCAAGTACCCGCCCTACCGGGCCGACCGTCCGGACGGCCCGGTGCTCGTGCTCTCCCCGCAGGCGTGGAGCGGCTGGTCGGCGGTCTGA
- a CDS encoding RraA family protein, with the protein MTDVRDGLDWVGLHHTGTVSPEIRPLWRTKAAGFATTCRHVPTQQTVPTMSPQDYTKWAYEYWYGKVFANDLADQIDEHTFLVVDTCDTATPAVGSADSMMYAALGARGCLTNGGARDTDETLASKHLPVWSRWIVQPMYQGRVEWGGHGMTVEIGGQPVRPDDLVVADGDGAVVVPVAYVDDVLTYAIQESEKDKAARAVLFDRLGIERDDSVRPVFDVAPHPYAKSAEEITAILDRRR; encoded by the coding sequence GTGACCGATGTCCGTGATGGTCTGGACTGGGTCGGTCTGCATCACACGGGGACGGTGTCGCCGGAGATCCGTCCGTTGTGGCGGACGAAGGCGGCGGGGTTCGCCACGACGTGTCGGCATGTGCCGACGCAGCAGACGGTGCCGACGATGTCGCCGCAGGACTACACGAAGTGGGCCTACGAGTACTGGTACGGGAAGGTCTTCGCCAACGACCTCGCCGACCAGATCGACGAGCACACCTTCCTCGTCGTCGACACCTGTGACACCGCGACGCCCGCGGTCGGCTCGGCAGATTCGATGATGTACGCCGCGCTCGGCGCGCGCGGGTGCCTGACCAACGGTGGTGCGCGGGACACCGACGAGACGCTGGCGAGCAAGCACCTGCCGGTGTGGTCGCGGTGGATCGTGCAGCCGATGTACCAGGGCCGGGTGGAGTGGGGCGGGCACGGCATGACCGTCGAGATCGGCGGGCAGCCGGTGCGTCCGGACGACCTGGTCGTCGCCGACGGCGACGGGGCCGTCGTCGTGCCGGTTGCGTACGTCGACGACGTCCTGACCTACGCGATCCAGGAGTCGGAGAAGGACAAGGCGGCGCGGGCGGTGCTGTTCGACCGGCTCGGGATCGAGCGCGACGACTCGGTCCGGCCGGTGTTCGACGTCGCGCCGCACCCGTACGCGAAGTCGGCCGAGGAGATCACGGCGATCCTCGACCGCCGGCGCTGA
- a CDS encoding SapB/AmfS family lanthipeptide: MDTILELQNMTAETLENGEYGHSSRVSLLLCD; encoded by the coding sequence ATGGACACCATCCTGGAGCTGCAGAACATGACCGCCGAGACCCTCGAGAACGGCGAGTACGGGCACAGCAGCCGGGTCAGCCTGCTGCTCTGCGACTAG
- a CDS encoding HARBI1 family protein, with translation MSDPVTYTAVLPIGEHTVAYLARLLAAQRCRRGTRPRRRALTPFAQAVLVIRWFCDATRVRHLARDNAISTATTYRYLHEGIDVLASAAPGLHGALLAARLAGHTHVHLDGTLIATDRCRALGPTAGVDLWWSGKHHRHGGNVQVVSAPDGWPLWTSPGRPGREHDVTCARAHPGLLEDLDHWIDDDHAALGDLGYEGEAHRLTVPIKPIPAGGRTVDQRTVNSLHSATRALAERANALLKTTFATLQRVTLCPWRTGAITAAALVLLHTEYDRTT, from the coding sequence ATGTCCGATCCTGTCACCTACACCGCTGTCCTCCCGATCGGGGAGCACACCGTGGCCTACCTGGCTCGGCTTCTGGCCGCTCAACGCTGTCGCCGCGGTACCCGCCCCCGGCGGCGGGCGTTGACCCCGTTCGCCCAGGCAGTGCTGGTGATCCGCTGGTTCTGCGACGCCACCCGGGTCCGGCACCTGGCCCGCGACAACGCGATCAGTACCGCGACCACCTATCGCTACCTGCACGAAGGCATCGACGTCCTCGCCAGCGCCGCACCCGGGCTGCACGGTGCCCTGCTCGCCGCCCGCCTCGCCGGACACACCCACGTTCACCTGGACGGCACCCTGATCGCCACCGACCGCTGCCGCGCGCTCGGCCCCACCGCGGGGGTCGACCTGTGGTGGTCGGGTAAACACCACCGCCACGGCGGGAACGTCCAGGTCGTGTCCGCCCCGGATGGATGGCCGCTATGGACATCCCCGGGAAGACCCGGGCGCGAACACGACGTGACCTGTGCCCGAGCCCACCCCGGTCTGCTCGAAGACCTCGATCACTGGATCGATGATGACCACGCCGCGCTGGGCGATCTCGGCTACGAAGGTGAGGCCCACCGACTCACCGTGCCGATCAAACCCATCCCCGCCGGCGGCCGAACAGTCGATCAGCGCACCGTCAACAGCCTGCACTCAGCCACCCGAGCACTCGCCGAACGAGCAAACGCCCTGCTCAAGACCACCTTCGCAACGCTACAGCGAGTCACCCTCTGTCCCTGGCGCACCGGCGCGATCACCGCCGCCGCGCTCGTGTTACTCCACACCGAATACGACCGCACAACATGA
- a CDS encoding polysaccharide deacetylase family protein — MTGPEDAPWRWPEERWRGHVEHVRAGRSLTPARWPGGRRVAVAISFDSDHETPALRDGEVLPGKLAAGEYGARVAVPRILELLRRHEVPASFFVPAVSALLHDGEVARYAAEGHEVALHGWIHERNTTLAPADERELMLRAADVLTAQSGTRPVGLRTPSWDFSAATLDLVVELGLAYDSSLMADDEPYELLSRGEPTGVVELPVEWIRDDVPYFGMDRFTGLRPYTPPREVGRIWRDEFDAARAAGGLFQLTMHPHVIGHRSRLVVLDELLGHIAGTGDAWFATHADVVAHVLAAAG; from the coding sequence ATGACCGGACCGGAGGACGCACCCTGGCGGTGGCCCGAGGAGCGCTGGCGCGGCCACGTCGAGCACGTTCGTGCCGGGCGCTCGCTCACCCCGGCCCGGTGGCCCGGCGGCAGGCGGGTGGCGGTGGCGATCTCGTTCGACTCCGACCACGAGACCCCGGCCCTGCGCGACGGCGAGGTCCTCCCCGGCAAGCTCGCCGCCGGTGAGTACGGCGCCCGGGTCGCCGTGCCGCGCATCCTGGAGCTGCTGCGCCGGCACGAGGTCCCGGCGTCGTTCTTCGTCCCCGCGGTCTCCGCGCTGCTGCACGACGGCGAGGTCGCGCGCTACGCCGCCGAGGGGCACGAGGTGGCCCTGCACGGCTGGATCCACGAGCGCAACACCACCCTGGCCCCGGCCGACGAGCGCGAGCTCATGCTGCGGGCCGCGGACGTGCTGACGGCGCAGTCCGGGACCCGGCCGGTCGGGCTGCGCACCCCGTCCTGGGACTTCTCCGCCGCCACCCTCGATCTCGTCGTCGAGCTGGGGCTGGCCTACGACTCGTCGCTGATGGCCGACGACGAGCCCTACGAGCTGCTCTCCCGCGGCGAGCCCACCGGTGTCGTCGAGCTGCCGGTGGAGTGGATCCGCGACGACGTGCCCTACTTCGGGATGGACCGCTTCACCGGGCTGCGCCCGTACACCCCGCCGCGCGAGGTCGGGCGGATCTGGCGCGACGAGTTCGACGCCGCCCGCGCGGCCGGCGGACTGTTCCAGCTGACGATGCACCCGCACGTGATCGGGCACCGGTCCCGGCTGGTCGTGCTCGACGAGCTGCTCGGGCACATCGCCGGCACCGGCGACGCCTGGTTCGCCACCCACGCCGACGTCGTCGCGCACGTGCTGGCGGCGGCCGGGTGA
- the lanKC gene encoding class III lanthionine synthetase LanKC, translating into MQQRYWAHCRSDPTFYDRPEARDDRPGDRYDGSAAVPDGWREVLDPTWRHLAPPRTRLPDQGWKIHVSALLDNAERVLAAVAAHCVATGTPFKHLRSRRVLLSGNAKDADRASSGKFVTVYPRDDADLAGLLAGLAPLLAGEQGPRILSDLRIGDGPLHVRYGGFRHLWCDDTDGARVPAVRRPDGALVPDRRLPRFVVPDWVDVPGCLVPHRDATVTGGSALPFTVTSAVRFSNAGGIYRAVPGPGTPAAGLGGTVVLKEARPDAGWDASGRDAVARLAHEHAMLRRLSGIPGLPRSGEIVVAGGHHFLPLETMPGSTLSTWVARNLPAQDHDAAAGAGYARRATAVADRIDAVVAAVHARGIAIRDLNPDNVLVDDTDDIDDTDGTVRVSLVDFEVAGDLDDRDGHGLGTPGFRLPGRPAGRAADDHARAVLRLWMFHPTAPLLEVSRAPLAGWIDHARSRFALGSRWSDRMARDLGVTGEPAGAGALGPGLVAGILGSATPDRRDRLFPGDIAQFDVDGLCFGHGAAGVLHALRVAGADPRPAHEAWLLDALARYEPDRAGLWLGAPGIA; encoded by the coding sequence GTGCAGCAGCGGTACTGGGCGCACTGCCGGTCCGACCCGACGTTCTACGATCGGCCCGAGGCCCGCGACGACCGGCCGGGTGACCGGTACGACGGGTCGGCCGCCGTCCCGGACGGATGGCGCGAGGTCCTCGACCCGACCTGGCGTCACCTGGCCCCGCCGCGGACGCGACTGCCCGACCAGGGCTGGAAGATCCACGTCTCGGCGCTGCTCGACAACGCCGAGCGCGTACTGGCCGCGGTGGCGGCGCACTGCGTCGCGACCGGGACGCCGTTCAAGCACCTCCGGTCACGCCGCGTCCTGCTGTCCGGCAACGCGAAGGACGCCGACCGGGCGAGCAGCGGCAAGTTCGTCACCGTCTACCCCCGCGACGACGCCGACCTGGCCGGCCTGCTCGCCGGGCTCGCCCCCCTCCTGGCCGGCGAACAGGGACCACGGATCCTCAGCGACCTGCGCATCGGCGACGGGCCGTTGCACGTGCGCTACGGCGGCTTCCGGCACCTGTGGTGCGACGACACCGACGGCGCTCGCGTCCCCGCCGTGCGCCGTCCGGACGGGGCTCTGGTCCCCGACCGGCGCCTGCCCCGGTTCGTGGTCCCGGACTGGGTCGACGTTCCCGGCTGCCTCGTCCCGCACCGCGACGCGACCGTCACCGGCGGCTCGGCTCTGCCCTTCACGGTGACCTCGGCCGTGCGGTTCTCGAACGCCGGCGGGATCTACCGGGCCGTCCCGGGCCCCGGCACCCCCGCCGCCGGTCTCGGCGGGACCGTCGTCCTCAAGGAGGCCCGCCCGGATGCCGGTTGGGACGCCTCCGGACGCGACGCGGTGGCCCGCCTGGCCCACGAGCACGCGATGCTGCGGCGGCTGTCCGGGATCCCGGGGCTGCCCCGGTCCGGTGAGATCGTCGTCGCCGGCGGGCACCACTTCCTGCCCCTGGAGACGATGCCCGGCAGCACCCTGTCGACCTGGGTGGCGCGGAACCTGCCGGCGCAGGACCACGACGCTGCGGCCGGCGCCGGGTACGCGCGGCGGGCCACCGCCGTCGCCGACCGGATCGACGCCGTCGTCGCCGCCGTGCACGCCCGCGGGATCGCGATCCGGGACCTGAACCCGGACAACGTCCTGGTCGACGACACCGACGACATCGACGACACCGACGGCACCGTCCGGGTCTCGCTCGTCGACTTCGAGGTCGCCGGTGATCTCGACGACCGCGACGGCCACGGGCTGGGCACCCCCGGCTTCCGGCTGCCCGGGCGGCCGGCCGGACGCGCCGCCGACGACCACGCCCGCGCGGTGCTGCGGCTGTGGATGTTCCATCCCACCGCCCCGCTGCTCGAGGTCTCCCGGGCCCCGCTGGCCGGGTGGATCGACCACGCCCGGAGCCGGTTCGCACTCGGCTCCCGCTGGTCGGACCGGATGGCGCGGGACCTCGGCGTCACCGGGGAACCGGCCGGCGCCGGCGCGCTCGGCCCCGGTCTGGTCGCCGGGATCCTCGGCTCGGCCACCCCGGACCGCCGGGACCGGCTGTTCCCCGGCGACATCGCCCAGTTCGACGTCGACGGGCTGTGCTTCGGCCACGGGGCCGCCGGCGTGCTGCACGCCCTGCGCGTGGCCGGCGCCGACCCGCGCCCCGCGCACGAGGCCTGGCTGCTCGACGCGCTCGCCCGGTACGAGCCCGACCGGGCCGGGCTGTGGCTCGGTGCCCCCGGGATCGCCTAA
- a CDS encoding amidohydrolase: MSTRWLAGALVLAGALLAGCAPAPAGPAETGTVRTVLLSDPSSFDPALAQGQQTFQVAGLLYDTLLRRDAGGRLVGGLATGWDAVSPSDYTFDVRRDATCADGTPITATVVADSLRRLSSPELKSTWKNLVFGTGAVTVTADDAAGRVRVQLATPFTTLPQGLSIAQAGIVCPAGTADPDGLAAGSVPGAFSGPWVLEQAQQGLSYAFALRPDYDAWPRFSTPLQGRPPERIEAAISTDQSSLANQILAGDIDLGQFADPAAVARFEAQPDVHRYPVTTSTAYVVFNQRPGRIFADRPELRRGVAAAIDQRAFNQVFSKGTAEVLASVSPASFECANTDRSLMQQRDPELAARTLTGQGPITMIGNTANRQFSGGADYLYAALADAGAQVRMDKVDNATFWSTIAEGDSDWDMVFLGDLNSVGAISASLDRVIGTGVGGTGVVGVLRNGPGTSVLLRADMDALPVAEVEKVPYRSTVTTTGPDGDTTPVMHACGHDTHVTALLGAAAQLAAHRGHWSGTVLAVFQPAEEIGAGARAMLDDGFADRFPAYDVALGQHITSAPRGHLYARPGVFMAAADSLRVTVFGRGGHGSTPQACVDPIVIAASMVLRLQTVVAREIAPSDVAVVTVGAIRAGSKENVIPDRAELKLNIRTFDPDVRETVLAAVRRIVDAEAAAGGAPRPPEIAPLNDFPLLRNDETATARLVEAFTGHFGAGQVHDTIAKAGSEDFGMFGTVAGVPSVFWNFGGFDPDLYPDGPQRPQPAVAAGLAPGGHSPDFVPTGVEPTLNRAAEALVVAAAAWLDPA, from the coding sequence ATGAGCACCCGGTGGCTCGCCGGAGCGCTGGTCCTCGCCGGCGCCCTGCTCGCCGGGTGCGCGCCGGCACCGGCCGGCCCGGCCGAGACCGGCACCGTCCGGACGGTGCTGCTGTCGGACCCGTCGAGCTTCGACCCGGCGCTGGCCCAGGGCCAGCAGACCTTCCAGGTCGCCGGGCTGCTCTACGACACCCTGCTGCGCCGCGACGCCGGTGGGCGGCTGGTCGGCGGCCTGGCTACCGGCTGGGACGCCGTCTCCCCCTCGGACTACACGTTCGACGTTCGGCGCGACGCCACCTGTGCCGACGGCACCCCGATCACCGCGACCGTCGTCGCCGACTCGCTGCGCCGCCTCTCGAGCCCCGAGCTGAAGTCCACCTGGAAGAACCTCGTGTTCGGCACCGGGGCGGTCACCGTCACCGCGGACGACGCGGCGGGCCGGGTCCGCGTGCAGCTCGCGACCCCGTTCACCACGCTCCCGCAGGGGCTGTCCATCGCCCAGGCCGGCATCGTCTGCCCGGCCGGGACCGCCGACCCGGACGGCCTCGCCGCGGGTTCGGTGCCGGGAGCGTTCTCCGGGCCGTGGGTGCTGGAGCAGGCCCAGCAGGGACTGTCCTACGCCTTCGCGCTCCGCCCGGACTACGACGCCTGGCCGCGGTTCTCGACCCCGCTGCAGGGCAGGCCGCCGGAGCGGATCGAGGCCGCGATCTCGACCGACCAGTCGAGCCTGGCCAACCAGATCCTGGCCGGCGACATCGACCTGGGCCAGTTCGCCGACCCGGCGGCGGTGGCCCGGTTCGAGGCCCAGCCGGACGTGCACCGCTACCCGGTCACGACGTCGACCGCCTACGTGGTGTTCAACCAGCGTCCGGGGCGGATCTTCGCCGACCGGCCCGAGCTGCGCCGCGGCGTCGCGGCGGCGATCGACCAGCGGGCGTTCAACCAGGTGTTCTCCAAGGGCACCGCCGAGGTGCTCGCCTCGGTGTCCCCGGCCAGCTTCGAGTGCGCCAACACCGACCGGTCGCTGATGCAGCAACGGGACCCGGAGCTCGCCGCGCGCACCCTCACCGGGCAGGGCCCGATCACGATGATCGGCAACACCGCCAACCGGCAGTTCTCCGGGGGCGCCGACTACCTCTACGCGGCCCTGGCCGACGCCGGGGCCCAGGTGCGCATGGACAAGGTCGACAACGCGACGTTCTGGTCCACGATCGCCGAGGGCGACTCGGACTGGGACATGGTCTTCCTCGGGGACCTCAACTCGGTGGGCGCGATCAGCGCCTCGCTGGACCGGGTGATCGGCACCGGGGTCGGCGGGACCGGCGTGGTCGGCGTGCTGCGCAACGGCCCCGGCACCTCGGTACTGCTGCGCGCCGACATGGACGCGCTCCCCGTCGCCGAGGTCGAGAAGGTGCCCTACCGCAGCACGGTCACCACCACCGGCCCGGACGGCGACACCACACCGGTCATGCACGCCTGCGGCCACGACACCCACGTCACCGCGCTGCTGGGTGCGGCGGCGCAGCTCGCGGCGCACCGCGGGCACTGGTCCGGCACGGTGCTGGCGGTGTTCCAGCCCGCCGAGGAGATCGGCGCCGGGGCCAGGGCCATGCTCGACGACGGGTTCGCCGACCGCTTCCCCGCCTACGACGTGGCGCTCGGCCAGCACATCACCTCCGCCCCGCGCGGGCACCTCTACGCCCGGCCGGGCGTGTTCATGGCCGCCGCGGACAGCCTGCGGGTGACCGTGTTCGGCCGGGGCGGGCACGGCTCCACCCCGCAGGCGTGCGTCGATCCGATCGTCATCGCGGCGTCGATGGTGCTCCGGCTGCAGACCGTCGTCGCGCGCGAGATCGCCCCGTCCGACGTCGCCGTCGTCACCGTGGGCGCGATCCGGGCCGGGTCGAAGGAGAACGTCATCCCGGACCGGGCGGAGCTGAAGCTGAACATCCGCACGTTCGACCCGGACGTCCGGGAGACGGTGCTCGCCGCCGTGCGCCGGATCGTCGACGCCGAGGCGGCCGCCGGCGGTGCTCCCCGGCCGCCGGAGATCGCGCCGCTCAACGACTTCCCGCTGCTGCGCAACGACGAGACCGCGACCGCCCGGCTCGTCGAGGCGTTCACCGGGCACTTCGGGGCCGGCCAGGTGCACGACACCATCGCCAAGGCGGGCAGCGAGGACTTCGGGATGTTCGGCACCGTGGCCGGGGTGCCGTCGGTGTTCTGGAACTTCGGCGGCTTCGACCCCGACCTCTACCCGGACGGCCCGCAGCGCCCGCAGCCCGCCGTCGCCGCCGGTCTGGCGCCCGGCGGGCACTCCCCGGACTTCGTCCCGACCGGGGTCGAGCCGACCCTGAACCGGGCGGCCGAGGCGCTGGTGGTGGCCGCGGCGGCATGGCTCGACCCGGCGTGA
- a CDS encoding Lrp/AsnC family transcriptional regulator, translating to MGDIARLDELDRQIVAALQVDGRASWSAVAHALGTSETTVARRGQYLLDSRTVTVTGLLDDLRCGLGIGIIVRMRCRPGRANAVADALAELPTVRFVTVVSGSADVAAELVVPRHEDVASVLVEDLPRPDDIVDTESMVVVRKFRAFEEWDTGLLGPAATAALRPRRAVGEHTDWSRIERLSESELVIARLLARQGRATYTRIAAASGASESTVARRVESLVTRGCLRFRAMFEPQVVGFDVNFMQWLAVEPSRLEEAGRLLAKEPSSRYVGATTGRFNLVLHGSLPGYGDLYDYLTRVVGSLPGVQAADMTLQARTLKRAWLRLGDDERVVA from the coding sequence ATGGGTGACATCGCCAGGCTGGACGAGCTGGACCGGCAGATCGTCGCCGCCCTGCAGGTCGACGGGCGGGCGTCGTGGTCGGCCGTGGCGCACGCGCTGGGCACCTCGGAGACCACCGTGGCCCGGCGCGGCCAGTACCTGCTCGACTCGCGCACGGTCACCGTCACCGGCCTGCTCGACGACCTGCGCTGCGGGCTCGGCATCGGGATCATCGTGCGCATGCGCTGCCGGCCCGGCCGGGCCAACGCCGTCGCCGACGCACTCGCCGAGCTGCCGACCGTCCGCTTCGTCACCGTGGTGTCCGGCAGCGCCGACGTCGCCGCGGAACTCGTCGTCCCCCGCCACGAGGACGTCGCGTCCGTGCTGGTCGAGGACCTCCCGCGGCCCGACGACATCGTCGACACCGAGTCGATGGTCGTCGTCCGCAAGTTCCGCGCCTTCGAGGAGTGGGACACCGGCCTGCTCGGCCCGGCCGCGACCGCGGCGCTGCGCCCGCGCCGCGCGGTGGGCGAGCACACCGACTGGAGCCGGATCGAACGGCTCAGCGAGTCGGAGCTGGTCATCGCCCGGCTGCTCGCCCGCCAGGGCCGCGCCACCTACACCCGGATCGCCGCCGCGTCGGGGGCCAGCGAGTCGACCGTGGCCCGCCGGGTCGAGTCCCTGGTGACCCGGGGCTGCCTGCGGTTCCGGGCGATGTTCGAGCCGCAGGTCGTCGGCTTCGACGTCAACTTCATGCAGTGGCTCGCCGTCGAGCCGTCCCGGCTGGAGGAGGCCGGGCGGCTGCTGGCCAAGGAGCCGTCCTCGCGCTACGTCGGGGCCACCACCGGCCGGTTCAACCTCGTCCTGCACGGGTCGCTGCCCGGCTACGGGGACCTCTACGACTACCTCACCCGGGTGGTCGGGTCCCTGCCCGGCGTGCAGGCCGCCGACATGACCCTGCAGGCCAGAACGCTGAAACGGGCCTGGCTGCGGCTCGGCGACGACGAGCGGGTGGTCGCATGA